A portion of the Polaribacter cellanae genome contains these proteins:
- a CDS encoding IS1/IS1595 family N-terminal zinc-binding domain-containing protein, with product MKCKKCKRLAVKNGKQSNGRQRYYCKSCKCSFQRSYI from the coding sequence ATGAAATGTAAAAAGTGTAAGAGATTAGCCGTTAAAAATGGTAAACAATCAAATGGGAGACAACGATACTATTGTAAAAGTTGTAAATGTAGTTTTCAAAGAAGTTATATATAA
- a CDS encoding plasmid mobilization protein, whose product MSSIKKTERIYLRVTPETKLELLKLKKKYNISISSYLIHLIENKKLYIQALPDKNTLKLQNELGIIGKNLWTLIKYNKTLKLTEKISLEKTIYHIKLSLEKINNYYDRKNINR is encoded by the coding sequence ATGAGTTCTATAAAAAAAACTGAACGCATATATCTTAGAGTTACTCCTGAAACAAAGTTAGAGTTATTAAAATTAAAAAAGAAATACAACATTTCTATTTCCAGCTACCTAATTCATTTAATTGAAAATAAAAAATTATACATACAAGCTTTACCAGATAAAAACACGCTGAAGCTTCAAAATGAATTAGGTATAATAGGAAAGAACTTATGGACTTTAATTAAGTACAACAAGACTTTAAAACTTACTGAAAAAATATCATTAGAAAAAACGATTTATCACATAAAACTATCTCTTGAAAAAATAAATAATTATTATGATCGCAAAAATATTAACAGGTAG
- a CDS encoding helix-turn-helix domain-containing protein translates to MRLLIIDEKGIREFTPLKLDNKNENESNSIIKFLKEKLDSKESLAPKKELNLYTISKLVELFQTTRPTLYNWIEKGDLTPIRIGGRVFFNQIDIEEMLLRKSFNSITDK, encoded by the coding sequence ATGAGACTATTAATTATTGATGAAAAAGGGATTAGAGAATTTACACCTTTAAAATTAGACAACAAAAACGAAAATGAATCCAATTCCATTATTAAATTTCTAAAAGAAAAATTGGATTCAAAAGAAAGCTTAGCTCCTAAAAAAGAGTTAAATCTATATACGATTTCCAAATTGGTTGAATTATTTCAAACCACCAGGCCTACTTTATATAATTGGATTGAGAAAGGAGACTTAACTCCAATTCGTATCGGTGGAAGGGTTTTCTTTAATCAGATAGATATTGAAGAAATGCTTCTTAGAAAATCTTTCAATTCAATTACAGATAAATAG
- a CDS encoding relaxase/mobilization nuclease domain-containing protein — MIAKILTGSGKGCLKLLQYITTKDNQVITSNNILPNLKITEVVKEFKKTQSLNNRCTKNLMHIVLSFPKSEKINSFKMKNISEDFIKAFNANDCMSITYQHYDREHPHLHIALNKVKNDGSILSDSFSHLRAREICRKIEQIYDLEQISNYSTKNKNTSIEKIKEDIDAAILASRSFQQFIEIMAIYNYKVLKGRGVSFIYNLSST, encoded by the coding sequence ATGATCGCAAAAATATTAACAGGTAGTGGTAAAGGATGCTTAAAACTTTTACAATACATAACGACAAAAGATAATCAGGTAATTACTTCTAACAATATACTACCTAATTTAAAGATAACAGAAGTGGTTAAAGAGTTTAAAAAAACACAGTCACTAAATAATAGATGTACAAAAAACCTAATGCATATTGTGTTATCGTTTCCTAAAAGTGAAAAAATAAACTCTTTTAAAATGAAAAACATTTCGGAAGATTTTATTAAAGCTTTTAATGCAAATGATTGCATGAGCATTACGTATCAACATTATGATCGTGAACACCCTCATTTACACATTGCTTTAAACAAAGTAAAGAATGATGGTTCAATTTTATCCGATTCGTTTAGCCATTTAAGAGCAAGAGAAATATGTCGGAAAATTGAGCAAATCTATGATTTAGAGCAAATATCTAATTATAGTACTAAGAATAAAAACACTTCTATTGAAAAAATTAAAGAAGACATTGATGCTGCAATTTTAGCTTCAAGATCCTTCCAACAATTTATAGAAATCATGGCAATCTATAATTATAAAGTTTTAAAAGGACGAGGTGTGAGTTTTATTTATAACCTGAGTTCGACGTAA
- a CDS encoding IS982 family transposase gives MISIDKITTIFCDIDDFCQVFEPALQKRTISGGKKKRNRSFKMSTSEILTITVLFHTSNIRTFKHFYLFYVQKHLTDEFPETVSYNRFVELMQSNMLPLIVFMKTCCLGKCTGISFIDSTPLRVCDKKRIKNNKVFKGIATTGKSTMGWFHGFKLHLLVNDKGDILNFIITQANVDDRTPIKEDNFLKKIVGSLYADKGYISKEITQLLFEDGLHLVTGIKNNMKNVLMTMRDKILLRKRSIIETINDQLKNIAQAEHSRHRSFSNFITNLVASLIAYSFQEKKPSIKFETESTAQLALFC, from the coding sequence ATGATTTCTATAGATAAAATTACTACAATTTTTTGTGATATTGACGATTTTTGTCAAGTTTTTGAGCCTGCTTTACAAAAAAGAACGATTTCAGGCGGAAAAAAGAAAAGAAATCGTTCTTTTAAAATGTCCACAAGTGAAATATTAACCATAACTGTTCTTTTTCACACAAGTAATATTAGAACATTCAAACATTTTTACCTTTTCTATGTTCAAAAGCATTTAACTGATGAATTCCCTGAGACAGTTTCTTATAATCGTTTTGTTGAGCTAATGCAAAGCAATATGCTTCCTTTGATAGTGTTTATGAAAACCTGTTGTTTGGGTAAATGTACAGGGATATCCTTTATAGATTCAACTCCTTTGAGAGTGTGTGACAAAAAGAGAATTAAAAATAATAAAGTCTTTAAAGGAATTGCGACTACTGGAAAGTCTACCATGGGATGGTTCCATGGTTTTAAATTACATCTATTAGTAAATGATAAAGGTGATATTCTGAACTTTATCATCACCCAAGCCAATGTAGACGATAGAACACCAATCAAAGAAGACAATTTTTTAAAAAAAATTGTAGGAAGTTTATACGCAGATAAAGGGTATATTTCAAAAGAAATCACTCAATTACTTTTTGAAGACGGACTGCATTTAGTTACTGGAATTAAAAATAATATGAAAAATGTACTAATGACAATGCGTGACAAAATTTTACTGCGTAAAAGATCAATTATAGAAACAATTAATGACCAACTTAAAAATATCGCCCAAGCTGAACATTCTAGACATAGAAGTTTTAGTAATTTTATCACAAATTTAGTAGCTAGCCTTATTGCTTATTCTTTTCAAGAAAAGAAACCATCTATTAAATTTGAAACAGAAAGTACAGCACAATTAGCTCTTTTTTGCTAA
- a CDS encoding helix-turn-helix transcriptional regulator codes for MFYESALKKHRKMSCLTQEALAYDLDIPVSQIGRIERGEINTTISTLLAISKALNKKVEDLFDFDY; via the coding sequence TTGTTTTATGAAAGCGCCTTAAAAAAACATAGGAAAATGTCTTGTTTAACACAAGAAGCACTTGCCTATGATTTAGATATTCCTGTTTCTCAAATTGGAAGAATTGAAAGAGGGGAGATAAATACAACAATTTCTACCTTATTGGCAATCTCTAAAGCTTTAAATAAAAAGGTTGAAGATCTTTTTGATTTTGATTATTAA
- a CDS encoding RHS repeat domain-containing protein produces MKKITGFILMLLITIFSKAQTPPVQLNSYAPSSPNIASLGKYADYPVSLNTGTVNISVPLYTLNTSSITLPISISYHSSGIKVNDRASSVGLGWSLNAGGVITRTVKGSPDGYVDRPPAPNAVDYQYFGDPLAMTNDPRWINPNANPYWFSLFIDENYMSPSELNKKIYLDKLVRFKTKDGEPDKFIYNFNGNVGGFFLDGIPRKVYSSSYETVKIEENINNYDGGDISITTPDGILYKFGKDFQGNSVTEKTIPSSSTQSGTTSYINPNYISSWYLTEIVSANKLDTISFKYKSYSNPESFFSQGFSKIIDGYQLSSDVSSNTIGDCTALKVNYSGVSRESKYLKEILFKSGKIVFNSVKDREDSAEYRLSSIEIYNKIKNTYSKIKSIILDNNHYFNRTTFGNFIEPLSSNAPTKSLKLKEIVFNSSNNVEEKKYSFKYNSGQLPKRNSTAQDYWGYYNGKTSNSSLVPEATYYKTPSCFNQTFTSDRKASSVHMKAAVLEEIKYPTKGIVKFDFEPHYAKDGNNVSIPVGGLRIKSIKHFINDVTDIPSLIKRYTYNGEAYAGDGKMLYKYDNNKTQSVSIPGSPFSGGVRPSYKYENYSSDPVDIKSNNGSPVEYSKVTEFNSQQGISGKTVYNYKPSVLDFQGLPILHTPYPNVELSFYPQWQQGRLESKEVYSYENNAYSLVLRQKNLYTNLKQKIIKALKAQVYVQDSNEGGLGIVAFNYNILLGKSAIHKTITEKYKNGQLVISSSSDYEYEQEHFLLKKEISNTSVINNKIETQYEYPHTIENTSAVTNKLKDNFMLVPAIQTKMYKDKAGLKKLLSANYIVYKDWGNNVILPNLVQTAKGTSTFEDRIVYHDYDDKGNPTEVSKKDGLKIYYVWGYQQTKPIAKIVGYTSFTSAQQLAINNAVLASNSDTSRCLDSESCNEKTLREKLGLVRALLPNAQVTTYTYDPLIGVTSITDPRGYTMYYEYDTFNRLKQVKDAAGKILTENEYNYKN; encoded by the coding sequence ATGAAAAAAATAACTGGCTTTATTTTAATGCTACTAATCACCATTTTTTCAAAGGCTCAAACCCCACCTGTTCAATTGAATTCTTACGCACCTTCGTCTCCTAATATTGCTTCTCTTGGGAAATATGCAGATTATCCTGTAAGTTTAAATACTGGCACTGTTAACATTTCAGTTCCTTTGTATACCTTAAATACTTCTTCTATTACTTTACCAATCTCTATTAGTTATCATAGTTCAGGAATTAAGGTAAATGACAGAGCTTCGAGTGTAGGTTTAGGCTGGAGTCTAAATGCAGGAGGTGTTATTACTAGAACTGTAAAAGGGAGTCCTGACGGGTATGTTGATAGACCACCAGCCCCAAATGCTGTTGATTATCAGTATTTTGGAGACCCTTTAGCAATGACAAATGACCCAAGATGGATAAACCCAAATGCTAACCCTTATTGGTTTAGTCTATTTATCGATGAAAACTATATGAGTCCAAGTGAGTTAAATAAAAAAATCTATTTAGATAAACTTGTTAGGTTTAAAACAAAAGATGGAGAACCAGATAAATTTATTTACAATTTTAATGGTAATGTTGGAGGTTTTTTTTTAGATGGAATACCTAGAAAAGTATATTCATCTTCTTATGAAACAGTGAAAATTGAAGAAAATATCAATAATTATGATGGGGGGGACATCAGCATAACTACTCCAGACGGTATATTGTATAAATTTGGTAAAGATTTTCAAGGAAATTCTGTAACAGAAAAAACAATTCCTTCTAGTTCTACTCAATCAGGTACAACTAGTTACATAAATCCCAACTACATTTCTTCTTGGTATTTAACTGAGATTGTTTCGGCGAATAAATTAGATACAATTAGTTTTAAATATAAGAGTTACTCTAATCCTGAAAGTTTTTTTTCACAAGGATTTAGTAAAATAATAGACGGTTATCAATTAAGTTCTGATGTAAGTTCAAATACTATTGGCGATTGTACTGCTTTAAAAGTAAATTACTCAGGTGTAAGTAGAGAATCTAAATATTTAAAGGAAATCTTATTTAAGTCTGGAAAAATAGTATTCAACTCTGTTAAAGATAGAGAAGATAGTGCTGAATACAGATTATCAAGCATTGAAATTTATAATAAAATTAAAAATACCTATAGTAAAATCAAAAGTATAATTCTAGACAATAATCATTATTTTAATAGGACTACATTTGGGAACTTTATAGAACCTTTAAGTAGTAATGCACCAACCAAATCTTTAAAATTAAAAGAAATTGTCTTTAACAGTAGTAATAATGTAGAAGAAAAAAAATATTCATTTAAATATAATTCTGGACAATTACCTAAAAGAAATAGCACTGCTCAAGATTATTGGGGATATTATAATGGAAAAACATCCAATAGTTCTTTAGTTCCTGAAGCCACATATTATAAAACTCCTTCATGTTTTAACCAAACGTTCACTTCAGATAGAAAAGCTAGTTCAGTACATATGAAAGCTGCAGTGTTAGAAGAAATAAAGTACCCAACAAAAGGAATTGTTAAATTTGATTTTGAACCCCATTATGCTAAAGATGGAAACAATGTTTCAATTCCAGTTGGAGGTTTACGCATAAAGTCTATAAAACATTTTATTAATGATGTTACCGACATCCCTTCTCTGATAAAAAGATACACCTATAATGGAGAAGCTTACGCAGGGGATGGAAAAATGCTGTACAAATACGATAATAATAAAACTCAATCAGTCTCTATTCCTGGTAGCCCTTTTTCTGGTGGTGTACGTCCTTCTTATAAATATGAAAATTACAGTTCAGACCCGGTTGATATAAAATCTAATAATGGCTCTCCAGTAGAATACTCTAAGGTCACAGAATTTAATAGTCAACAAGGAATATCAGGAAAAACAGTTTACAATTATAAGCCTTCTGTTTTAGATTTTCAAGGGCTACCTATACTTCATACTCCGTATCCAAATGTTGAACTATCTTTTTACCCTCAATGGCAACAAGGAAGATTAGAATCAAAAGAAGTTTACAGTTATGAAAACAATGCTTATTCACTAGTTTTAAGACAGAAAAATCTTTATACAAATCTAAAACAAAAGATAATTAAAGCTTTAAAAGCACAGGTCTATGTTCAAGATTCTAATGAAGGAGGGTTAGGAATTGTTGCCTTTAATTACAATATACTTTTAGGTAAAAGCGCTATTCATAAAACAATAACTGAAAAATATAAAAATGGTCAATTAGTTATATCTTCATCATCAGATTATGAATATGAGCAAGAACACTTTTTGTTAAAAAAAGAAATTAGTAATACGAGTGTTATCAATAATAAAATTGAAACTCAATATGAATACCCTCATACGATTGAAAATACTTCAGCGGTAACCAATAAGTTAAAAGATAATTTTATGTTAGTACCAGCTATACAAACTAAAATGTATAAAGATAAAGCTGGATTAAAAAAATTACTATCTGCTAACTACATTGTTTATAAAGACTGGGGCAATAATGTTATTCTACCTAACTTAGTCCAAACTGCAAAAGGAACAAGTACATTTGAAGACAGGATAGTTTATCATGATTATGACGATAAGGGAAATCCTACAGAGGTTAGCAAGAAAGATGGTTTAAAAATTTATTATGTTTGGGGTTATCAACAAACAAAACCCATTGCCAAAATTGTAGGATACACTAGCTTCACTTCCGCTCAACAATTAGCTATAAACAATGCAGTTTTAGCGTCAAATAGTGATACTAGTAGATGTTTAGACTCAGAGAGTTGTAATGAGAAAACATTACGAGAAAAGTTAGGTTTAGTAAGAGCTTTGCTCCCCAACGCTCAAGTTACTACATACACTTACGACCCTTTAATTGGAGTTACTAGTATTACAGATCCGAGAGGCTATACGATGTACTATGAGTATGATACCTTTAACCGCCTAAAACAAGTTAAAGATGCTGCTGGCAAGATATTAACTGAGAATGAATATAACTATAAAAACTAA